The following is a genomic window from Spirosoma foliorum.
GAGTGGCCGAACTTTTGTTAAAGAACGTAATGCCGAGAATGGCGGCAATCAGCAATGCAACAATCCAACCCTGAAAGTTAGGCTTACGAGGCCCTCCACGAGGTACTAACGGATTTCTATTATTATTTTCTGCCATTTCTTCAGGTTATGCAAACAGATTTTCAACAAGTAACACCGTTTTTCAATTGAATGTTTCTTTCTCGAAACGGTTAGGACAGACGGTTAATCAGGCCTATAAGCGGCCCAAATTAAGCCATAGTTAACTAATCTTAAGTTAGGAAGCCACTGTTAGTTCATTATCTTCAATCAAATGAATTTCAGCATCTCCCCACAGTTGTTCAAGATCGTAGAATGACCGGCGCTCTTTTTTTGAATACGTGGGCAACAACGTCTACGTAATCCAGCAAAATCCACTCCCGATTCAATTTACCTTCTTTATGCCAGGGATCTTGTTTACTGGCTTTATAAACCTCTTCTTCAATAGACGTTGAGATGGCGTCAATCTGCGTGTCGGAATTACCCGAACAAATGACAAAATAATCGCAGATGGCGTTTTTAACGTTGCGCAAGTCCATTACTACAATGTCATGCCCTTTTTTTTCCTGCATTCCGCGAACAACAAAATCACGTATTTGCTCAGCGGTAAACTCTTTATTGTTGTTAATTCTCATGCTTTCAGTTTAACATTGTCATGCCAACCAGCGGGTACTTTCTCTAAAGGACGTATTGTCCGAAGCACCATTCATTAGCTCTACTACTAAACTATACAATATTTTGTACAAAATCTATCCCAAAACGCTTTTTCTTGGACAAATAATCCAATATCTGCCAAGCTGTCAGTCTACTAACGACGAAGCGGCTGCTTTGATTGCCCAAACGGACCCTAGTGAGGGCATGCTTGTCATAACCGACAACCAAACTGCTGGACGCGGACAACGTGGTAATCAATGGGAAGCAAAATCTGGGCAGAATCTAACCGTTTCGTTGATTCTTAAGCCATCTTTCTTAGCGGCCACCGAACAATTCTGGCTCAACATCGCTATTTCGCTAGGTATTTACGATGCCCTCCAACCGCTTGTTGGCGATTCGCTACGGATTAAATGGCCCAATGATATTTACGTCGGTGATCAGAAATTGGGCGGAATTCTGATTGAAAATATTCTGCACGGCTATAACATCGAGTGGTCAATTGTGGGAATGGGGCTGAATGTGAATCAAACAGAGTTTGGTTATTCAACGGCAACGTCGTTACAACTACAGGCTCCGCTACCAAATTCGTATGATCTTCCTGGGTTACTTAGCCGTTTATGCGAAACGCTCGAACAGCGCTACTTACAATTGCGTGCAGGACAACGGGATGCCTTAAAAATCAACTATCTACAGATACTCTATCGCTATCAGGAAGAGCATACATTCGAAGCCGATGGCTACTCGTTCCGAGGGACAATCATTGGTATAGATGCTACCGGTCGTCTGGCCATATCAACCGCCGGCCAAGTGCGGTATTTTAACTTTAAAGAAGTAAGCTTTTATGTATGATGTATGATGCATGGTAGAAAAATACATCATACATCATACATCATACATCATACATCATACATATTACTTAATCGCTTCCTCTACTGGATTACCAATGCAGCCATTTGGTTCGAGGAGACCGAGAAGAGCTGTAATAGTTGGGGCAATATCATGAATATGCGTTCGACGCAGCGTTTGGCCCGGTTTTACGCCCCAACCGTAAATCAGGAATGGTACGTGGGTATCATAAGCGTACGTAGTACCATGCGTTGTACCCTTGTTACGACCTTCAATCCACCCTGGAGGTTGCATTACATAGAAATCACCGCTCCGATTTGGATGGTACACATTCCGAAACAAATTTTCCTGCAATAATGGCAGAGCCTCTGCTCCCAGGTTGTGTAAATTCACCACGTTGACAACCGCCTTTTGTTTAAGTAACGTCGCTCGTAGCAATTCGTAAACATCCTGCATAGCAATCTTCTTCTCGGTTAGCAATGCATGATTCAGATAAATCTGCTGGTTAATGTAGGACAGCATCCATTGGCCTGGGCCATAGGCTTTTTCGAGCGTGGCCTTTACGGTTTCGCCAATTTCTCCATAACTCTTTACACCAGCTGGAATGCGGTACTCCTGTAGAAAACCGGGGGCATCAACCACGCCATGATCGGCCGATAGGAACGTTACCCATTGGCCTTGCCCTACAGTAGCATCCAACTGAGCAAAAATATCAGCTAGTTGACGATCAAGTCGAATGTAGTTGTCTTCTGTTTCTACGGCGTGTGTTCCAAAAGCATGGCCGATATAATCGGGCGATGAAAAGCTGAGGCAAAGCATATCCGTTACATCGTGCTTGCCCAGTTGTTCACCCTTTATGGCAGCCAACGCAAATTCTTTCGTAATCTGATCGCCATAGGGACTAGTCCGCAATACTTCATATTTGCTGCTACCCGTCTGAACAACAAATTCATGAGGGAAAACCGCTTTTGCTTCGCCCGGCATTGTAGCTTCGTAAGGCTTATCATCGGCAGAGCTTTCTGTATATTGATTCATGGGAAGCGTAGTCTCCCACTTTTGGCTAATGAATTTCTCAGGCAGTTTTTGAGCATTAAATGCCTGTACCCATTGCGGTAACTCCTGCTGATAAAATGTACTGCTTATGAAATTACCATCTTTCGAATCAAACCAATAGGCAGCGTTGGCGGCATGTCCGGCGGGCAAAATGGCACCCCGATCCTTCAGAGCAATACCAATTACTTTAGCCCGACCATCAGTAGCCAGCTTGAGCTGATCGCCAATTGTAGTAACCAGCAGGTTGCGGGGCGACATTTTACCCGCTGTACCTGTATTACCTACTGTAGTTACGGTCGTATCTTCGGCACAGTATAATAAACGACCAATATTCCGCTCATAGAAATCATTACCTACAATGCCATTGAGTGCTGGAGCAGATCCCGTATAAATGGCAGCGTGACCAGGCCCCGTATACGTAGCGGCATAATGATAATGGTTATTTCGGGCATTAAATCCCTGATCCATCAATCGTCGAAAACCACCCGTGCCAAATTTGGAATAGTATCGGTAGAGGTAATCATAACGCATTTGATCGACTACTATTCCGACAACGAGTTTAGGCTTATCTAACGGCGACCGGGCAATTACCGGCGCTTTTTTAGGTTGCGCTAACGCTGTTACCGTTAGTAAAGACGATAACAAAATGGAAGAAATAAGACGCATAAGGTCGTTTGTTGGGGTTGGGTAACTTTTGGGCAAATGTACAAAACAAATTGTTGGGCGATTAAAGGATAAAAATGAAGCCTTTGTGATCTCTGATTCGAAAAAATCCAGCAAGAGTTGCCAAGTATATATAATCAGGCGACTTTTTTTTCCAACATTCTGGTTTTGATTCTGTTAATAGTTATCCTCTTGTTTGACATGATTCAGATTTCCGGACCCGCTACATTCTGGTTAACAGCTCTGCTATTTTTCGTAGCTATTTTCGGGCGATACGTTCTATTTTCGCTGACATTCTGGTGGCTGTTCAACGTGTCGTGGAAAGAGCAGTTTGCGCAAAGGACCGTACAAACGCGCCCGCGAAAACCAGATCAGGATTGGCGTGAGATTGGCTGGTCGGCACTGACGTCGATTATCTTCACCGCTATTGCTATGGGGATGATTCTGGCTTACCAGGCTGGTCATACTGCTGTTTACACGCACCTCCACGACTATCCGCTCCTTTGGTATCCGGTTAGTATTCTATTGGTTCTGTTTATTCACGAGACGTATTATTATTGGCTACACCGCTGGATGCACCGGCCGGGCGTCTATAAATGGGTTCACAAAACCCACCACGACAGTATTACGACTTCGCCCTGGACTGCCTTCTCGTTTCATCCTATTGAAAGTACGCTTCAGGCCATTATCATTCCTGCACTAACATTTGTTATTCCACTTCATATTTCTGCGGTTGGGCTTATCCTCATGATTATGACCTTATCGAGCGCGGTCAATCACCTGAATACAGAAATTTATCCCCGTAACTTCAATAATCACTGGTTTGGGCGCTGGCTTATCGGAGCAACTCACCATAGTTTACATCACACGCAATTCCGGTTCAACTACGGGCTCTATTTCACGTTTTGGGATAAATGGATGAAAACCGAAAGCCCCGATTTTCACCGATTATTTGGGGAGAAAACGAAAAAGAGGAATAGTAGCGAGGAGTGAGAAGTTGCTGACGATAATAGTTGTGTTGCGTCAGCAACTTCTCACTCCTCACTCCTATTACTAAGCATATACTATTTACTTCGGTCTATAGTATACTGTACGAGTTGGTACAGTGACTGGCGGTAGGTTGAATCGGGGAAGGCGTTCAATAGTGCTTTTGCTTCAGCCACGTATTGGTTCATGGCCTGCGTTGCGTATTCAATCCCGCCGGAATTCTTAACGAAGGTGATCACCTCATCCACCTTTTTGGGTTTCTCGCTTTCATTCTTGATGATATTGATAATTCGACGCTTTTCCAGAAAACCGGCTTTATTTAACGCATAAATAAGCGGCAAGGTCATCTTTTTCTCTTTGATATCGATCCCCAATGGCTTTCCAACTTCGGCAGTACCGTAGTCAAACAAATCATCTTTAATCTGGAAAGCAATCCCAACTTTTTCACCGAAAACGCGAGCCTTTTCCACCATGTCTTTATCGACACCCACCGACTGTGCCCCTACAGCACAACAGGCGGCAATGAGCGAAGCCGTTTTCTGACGAATAATCTCGTAGTAAACGGCTTCGGTAATATCTAAACGACGCGCTTTTTCAATCTGAAGCAGCTCACCTTCGCTGAGTTCGCGAACGGCCATTGTAACGATACGAAGCAGATCGTGCTCATTATTATCAACGGCCAGAAACAAACCACGCGTCAACAGGTAATCGCCAACCAGTACAGCTACTTTATTTTTCCAGAGCGCATTGATGGAAAAAAAGCCGCGTCGATAATTCGATTCATCGACCACATCGTCATGAACGAGCGAGGCCGTATGGCACAATTCAATGAGTGAGGCACCCCGGTAGGTCGATTCGTTAATCTGTCCGCAAACACCGGCCATCAGAAACACAAACATCGGGCGAAGTTGCTTGCCTTTCCGCTTCACAATGTACTTCGTAATCTGGTCGAGCAGCATGACGTCACTCTTCATCAATCCCCTGAACTTCTGTTCGAATAATTCCATTTCGACAGCAATCGGGGCCTGTATATCAGCGACGGTAAGAGACATTATATGGGGTATTCAGTCGATAGTCGTTAGTTAATAGTTGTCAGTTATTACTTGTTACCGACAACTATTGACTAACGACTATTAACTATTCGTTAACAATTATAGTAAGGAAAGCGCAGACGCCGAAAAAGCCGTTCAGAAAACCTAACCACCTTTTCATAACTATCCGAGCATCAATTCGTTTTGTTTATTACTTGAAAACACTCAACTTACCGGCACGGCAAGTCAGGTATGCCATTTACTATCGTTTTGCATGATTAACAACCCTACTCCAACTGTTCCGAAGGTAGCCGCTACTCAGCCCAGAACCAATTCAACCACTCACGCACTCGTATTAGGAGGAGGATCGCTAAAAGGGGCGTTCCAGGTTGGAGCCGTTATGGCACTTTTTGAGTCAGGCTTTGTACCTAATAAACTATATGGAATTTCGGTTGGGAGCCTCAACGCTACGTTTATTGCGAATGAAGCAGCCCGTCAGCAAGCCGAAACAGGTCAGGTTGACTGGACAAAAGTAGGCAAATATTTAATTGAATTCTGGATTCGGAATATCACGAAGCCCAGCGACGTGGCGGTTATACGATCTCGGTTCCGTATGGGGTACAACACCCTCATGAGTCGATTCGATGGTTTGTTAGATAATTCGCCGATTCAAAACCTTATCCGAAGTCATGTTGATGTTGAAGCCATCAAAACGGGCCCTGTAACGCTGAAAGTTGGTGCGGTCGACATTATCGAGGGCGATATGTATTATGCCGACGCTCACGACCCTAATTTTCTGGACTATGTGTATGCGAGCAGTTCGCTACCGTTCTTAATGCCTGCCATACAAATCGGGGGCGACCATCGGCGGGCGTTCTTAGACGGTGGTCTGCGAGAAGTAGCTCCGTTGCGAGTCGCTATCGAAGATGGAGCCAACGACATAGCCTGCATAGCCTGCCACGCCAAGAAGATTTACAACGAGAAATTCAACTACCGAAACCTGTTGAACTTGATGGACCGGGTGAAAGATATAACGGTCAATCAGTTGGTCAATAATGATATTGCATGGGCCGAACGCTTTGCCGAACGCGAAAAACTCCATGATCGTAATCTCAACCTAACCATTATCCGTCCTACCGAACCTCTGTCGTTGAATCTGATGAAATTCACCTCGGAAGATATTGGAAAGATGATTGTGCAGGGGTATCAGGCCGGAACCGATATGGTGAAGCAGAAGCGCCTGATCGGTTCTAAGACAATTTTGCCCTGATCAGCTACTGACAGCGGTAAGGTCCATG
Proteins encoded in this region:
- a CDS encoding patatin-like phospholipase family protein — protein: MINNPTPTVPKVAATQPRTNSTTHALVLGGGSLKGAFQVGAVMALFESGFVPNKLYGISVGSLNATFIANEAARQQAETGQVDWTKVGKYLIEFWIRNITKPSDVAVIRSRFRMGYNTLMSRFDGLLDNSPIQNLIRSHVDVEAIKTGPVTLKVGAVDIIEGDMYYADAHDPNFLDYVYASSSLPFLMPAIQIGGDHRRAFLDGGLREVAPLRVAIEDGANDIACIACHAKKIYNEKFNYRNLLNLMDRVKDITVNQLVNNDIAWAERFAEREKLHDRNLNLTIIRPTEPLSLNLMKFTSEDIGKMIVQGYQAGTDMVKQKRLIGSKTILP
- the pafA gene encoding alkaline phosphatase PafA, giving the protein MRLISSILLSSLLTVTALAQPKKAPVIARSPLDKPKLVVGIVVDQMRYDYLYRYYSKFGTGGFRRLMDQGFNARNNHYHYAATYTGPGHAAIYTGSAPALNGIVGNDFYERNIGRLLYCAEDTTVTTVGNTGTAGKMSPRNLLVTTIGDQLKLATDGRAKVIGIALKDRGAILPAGHAANAAYWFDSKDGNFISSTFYQQELPQWVQAFNAQKLPEKFISQKWETTLPMNQYTESSADDKPYEATMPGEAKAVFPHEFVVQTGSSKYEVLRTSPYGDQITKEFALAAIKGEQLGKHDVTDMLCLSFSSPDYIGHAFGTHAVETEDNYIRLDRQLADIFAQLDATVGQGQWVTFLSADHGVVDAPGFLQEYRIPAGVKSYGEIGETVKATLEKAYGPGQWMLSYINQQIYLNHALLTEKKIAMQDVYELLRATLLKQKAVVNVVNLHNLGAEALPLLQENLFRNVYHPNRSGDFYVMQPPGWIEGRNKGTTHGTTYAYDTHVPFLIYGWGVKPGQTLRRTHIHDIAPTITALLGLLEPNGCIGNPVEEAIK
- a CDS encoding sterol desaturase family protein; amino-acid sequence: MIQISGPATFWLTALLFFVAIFGRYVLFSLTFWWLFNVSWKEQFAQRTVQTRPRKPDQDWREIGWSALTSIIFTAIAMGMILAYQAGHTAVYTHLHDYPLLWYPVSILLVLFIHETYYYWLHRWMHRPGVYKWVHKTHHDSITTSPWTAFSFHPIESTLQAIIIPALTFVIPLHISAVGLILMIMTLSSAVNHLNTEIYPRNFNNHWFGRWLIGATHHSLHHTQFRFNYGLYFTFWDKWMKTESPDFHRLFGEKTKKRNSSEE
- a CDS encoding polyprenyl synthetase family protein produces the protein MSLTVADIQAPIAVEMELFEQKFRGLMKSDVMLLDQITKYIVKRKGKQLRPMFVFLMAGVCGQINESTYRGASLIELCHTASLVHDDVVDESNYRRGFFSINALWKNKVAVLVGDYLLTRGLFLAVDNNEHDLLRIVTMAVRELSEGELLQIEKARRLDITEAVYYEIIRQKTASLIAACCAVGAQSVGVDKDMVEKARVFGEKVGIAFQIKDDLFDYGTAEVGKPLGIDIKEKKMTLPLIYALNKAGFLEKRRIINIIKNESEKPKKVDEVITFVKNSGGIEYATQAMNQYVAEAKALLNAFPDSTYRQSLYQLVQYTIDRSK
- a CDS encoding biotin--[acetyl-CoA-carboxylase] ligase, which translates into the protein MYKIYPKTLFLGQIIQYLPSCQSTNDEAAALIAQTDPSEGMLVITDNQTAGRGQRGNQWEAKSGQNLTVSLILKPSFLAATEQFWLNIAISLGIYDALQPLVGDSLRIKWPNDIYVGDQKLGGILIENILHGYNIEWSIVGMGLNVNQTEFGYSTATSLQLQAPLPNSYDLPGLLSRLCETLEQRYLQLRAGQRDALKINYLQILYRYQEEHTFEADGYSFRGTIIGIDATGRLAISTAGQVRYFNFKEVSFYV